Proteins from a single region of Hydrogenobacter sp.:
- a CDS encoding DUF190 domain-containing protein yields the protein MKCEEALLVRIFFGENDKYEGKPLYKYITEFCKSKNIAGVTVFRGILGYGKSSVIHKAGLFKLSSDLPIVVEIIDCEENIKAVLPEIAKFISGGLITLEKVKILRAP from the coding sequence ATGAAGTGCGAAGAAGCGCTTTTAGTTCGTATCTTTTTTGGTGAAAATGACAAGTACGAGGGGAAACCACTTTATAAATACATAACTGAATTTTGCAAAAGTAAAAATATAGCAGGTGTTACTGTCTTTAGAGGCATATTAGGTTACGGAAAGTCATCAGTAATACACAAAGCTGGTCTTTTCAAGTTATCTTCTGACCTTCCAATAGTTGTTGAGATAATAGATTGTGAAGAGAACATAAAGGCTGTACTTCCGGAAATTGCAAAGTTTATAAGCGGTGGACTTATAACCTTAGAAAAGGTTAAGATACTTAGAGCTCCTTAA
- the crcB gene encoding fluoride efflux transporter CrcB yields MGLAIAIALGGALGSIFRYYLSKFLQDKVGIDFPFGTLVVNLIACFLIGFFFSYFVEKLAVSPAIRAFLITGFLGGFSTFSTFSYESYNLFMNGEVFKGMFYIFLSVFVGIFVTLLGYNTGRVL; encoded by the coding sequence ATGGGTTTGGCAATAGCTATAGCTTTGGGAGGTGCTTTAGGCTCAATTTTTAGATACTATCTTTCCAAATTTTTACAGGATAAAGTGGGTATAGATTTCCCCTTTGGAACACTCGTGGTAAATCTCATTGCGTGCTTTTTGATAGGTTTTTTCTTCTCTTATTTTGTTGAAAAACTTGCAGTATCACCCGCTATCAGAGCCTTCCTGATAACAGGTTTTCTTGGAGGCTTTTCTACGTTTTCCACTTTTTCTTACGAGAGTTACAATCTCTTCATGAACGGTGAGGTTTTTAAAGGTATGTTTTACATTTTCTTGAGTGTTTTTGTGGGTATTTTTGTAACGCTTTTGGGTTATAATACAGGAAGAGTACTATGA
- a CDS encoding DUF190 domain-containing protein, with amino-acid sequence MHVLVRVFLKESEEFESEPLYSRILKVLQDKGVGGATVLKGILGYGTTGHYHYEGIEVMSYDLPVVIEFVDEEEKVEGILEEVSKYLKSGLISLEKAQIWVWQ; translated from the coding sequence ATGCATGTGCTGGTTCGTGTGTTTCTAAAAGAGAGCGAGGAGTTTGAAAGTGAACCTCTTTATTCTAGGATCTTAAAAGTATTGCAAGATAAAGGTGTAGGTGGAGCAACTGTATTAAAAGGCATTTTAGGATATGGAACTACCGGACATTATCATTATGAAGGTATTGAGGTTATGTCTTACGATCTTCCTGTAGTAATAGAGTTTGTTGATGAGGAGGAGAAAGTGGAAGGGATTTTGGAAGAAGTGAGCAAGTATTTGAAAAGTGGACTCATAAGCCTGGAGAAGGCTCAGATATGGGTTTGGCAATAG
- the hypB gene encoding hydrogenase nickel incorporation protein HypB: protein MCRECGCSVNHQHVQHSEDKKTIEVFTKILDANDKQAQENREHFQEYGVYCINLMSSPGAGKTSLLEKTIEFVSDELRIGVIEGDLETNRDAQRIKAKGAPAYQITTGNACHLDAFMVHEGIHHLPLEELDVVFIENVGNLVCPASYDVGAHLNVVLLSVTEGEDKPEKYPVMFRCADLMLITKIDLLPYVDFSVDKAVSSARKLKPNMDFITLSAKTGEGIENWIDYLKFKLRIYKRVAK from the coding sequence ATGTGCAGAGAGTGTGGTTGTTCGGTAAATCACCAGCACGTTCAGCATTCGGAGGATAAAAAGACTATTGAGGTGTTTACCAAAATACTTGATGCCAATGACAAGCAAGCTCAGGAAAACAGGGAGCATTTCCAAGAGTACGGTGTTTACTGTATAAACTTGATGAGCTCGCCCGGAGCTGGAAAAACAAGTCTCCTTGAAAAAACTATAGAGTTTGTAAGCGATGAGCTTAGGATAGGAGTCATAGAAGGAGATCTTGAAACTAATAGAGACGCTCAAAGGATAAAGGCGAAAGGCGCACCAGCTTACCAGATAACCACGGGAAATGCTTGCCATCTTGATGCCTTTATGGTTCACGAAGGTATTCATCACCTACCTTTGGAAGAGCTTGATGTGGTTTTTATAGAAAATGTAGGAAATCTCGTGTGTCCTGCATCTTACGATGTAGGAGCGCACCTTAACGTAGTTCTCCTATCAGTGACTGAAGGGGAAGACAAGCCAGAGAAGTATCCGGTAATGTTCAGATGCGCTGATCTCATGTTAATAACGAAGATAGACCTTTTACCTTATGTGGATTTTTCCGTGGATAAGGCAGTAAGCTCGGCAAGGAAACTAAAGCCTAACATGGATTTTATAACACTGTCCGCAAAGACTGGGGAAGGTATAGAGAATTGGATAGACTACCTGAAGTTTAAATTGAGGATCTACAAAAGGGTTGCGAAATGA
- a CDS encoding Ni/Fe hydrogenase, which translates to MNVLWLQRLSCCGNTHSLLNCETFDSLLKEVNFLFHPSLSVGDEEEILSEVLKGAMKVNLLVIEGAVRGDDKKIRELCYIADYVMAVGSCASYGNIPALKDYRVFGLQYRFKEAGGLLGKDFISKGGLPVINVSGCPAHPEWIVGVIRSLSKGIKPELDNYGRPKEFYSSLTHWGCTRNEYFEWKIEPESLGSKKGCLFYNYGCRGPMTYSSCNIILWNGVNSKTRAGTPCFGCTEFDFPRVGLFETKQFAGLPAELPIGVSKRGYIMLSGIAKVFAPERLKIEG; encoded by the coding sequence ATGAACGTACTTTGGCTACAGAGACTTTCATGTTGCGGTAACACTCATTCCCTTTTAAACTGTGAAACCTTTGACTCTCTCCTCAAGGAAGTAAACTTTCTGTTTCATCCCTCCCTATCTGTAGGAGATGAGGAGGAGATCTTAAGTGAGGTGTTAAAAGGGGCTATGAAGGTGAACCTCCTTGTAATTGAGGGTGCTGTAAGGGGAGATGACAAAAAGATAAGAGAACTTTGCTACATCGCGGATTACGTTATGGCTGTTGGTAGCTGTGCCTCCTATGGTAACATACCCGCTTTAAAAGATTATAGGGTCTTTGGGCTTCAATACAGGTTTAAAGAAGCGGGAGGGCTTTTGGGAAAGGACTTTATCTCAAAGGGCGGGCTTCCAGTCATAAATGTATCGGGCTGTCCAGCTCATCCCGAATGGATAGTTGGGGTCATAAGGAGCTTGTCTAAGGGTATAAAACCTGAGCTTGACAACTACGGAAGACCAAAAGAGTTTTACTCGAGTTTGACACATTGGGGATGCACACGAAATGAGTATTTTGAGTGGAAGATAGAACCGGAAAGCTTAGGTTCTAAAAAGGGCTGTTTATTTTATAACTACGGATGTAGGGGTCCGATGACATATTCTTCGTGCAACATAATACTCTGGAATGGTGTTAACTCAAAAACCAGAGCTGGTACACCATGTTTTGGTTGTACTGAGTTTGATTTTCCCAGAGTGGGACTTTTTGAAACTAAGCAATTTGCAGGTTTACCAGCAGAGTTGCCCATAGGTGTATCAAAGAGAGGCTACATAATGCTCTCAGGTATTGCAAAAGTTTTTGCACCAGAGAGGTTAAAAATTGAAGGTTGA
- a CDS encoding nickel-dependent hydrogenase large subunit, translating into MKVEKRLLARVEGTAELELIWKDGHIYDAKVRVASSRGIERVLEGRPFMDALAITPRVCGICGHAHLMACVKALEDAIGQVKLSQKAKLVRDITLMIEMVQNHIKWFYLFVMPDFIRLGEKLEEFEPFRGKKWKSAISIASEAVKIIAIFGGQWPHSSYAVPGGITSNFTNADLSKALSILDKVTDFFLEETVGMSMESFQSSKKFGYWEELKGDVKLFAELCAKYGLDKIGLSYGRFLTGGEVFPCISPGHFTGEKKLCSLNISKIKETDISPYSGAKVVRYNGLPYETGPLSRQFLSGNPFIKRLYKIYRDSYMVRVLSRLLEIWELIDATREKLLYLYALIKEPSYYTLHQKPEKVTGEGIGIVEAARGTLIHNVRIEKGTVIKYDIITPSVWNLGPRCERYLGVAERAMIGLKNPIHAEMVLRSFDACSVCTTH; encoded by the coding sequence TTGAAGGTTGAGAAAAGACTGCTTGCAAGAGTAGAAGGTACAGCTGAGCTTGAGCTTATTTGGAAGGATGGACATATTTATGATGCCAAGGTAAGAGTAGCAAGCTCAAGGGGTATTGAAAGGGTACTTGAGGGAAGACCCTTTATGGACGCACTTGCGATAACACCCAGGGTATGCGGTATATGTGGGCATGCTCATTTAATGGCGTGTGTAAAAGCTCTTGAAGATGCTATAGGACAGGTAAAACTATCCCAGAAAGCAAAACTCGTGAGGGACATAACGCTGATGATAGAGATGGTACAAAATCACATAAAGTGGTTTTACCTCTTCGTGATGCCGGACTTTATAAGACTCGGTGAGAAACTTGAAGAATTTGAACCTTTTAGGGGTAAAAAGTGGAAAAGCGCCATAAGTATCGCGTCGGAAGCTGTCAAGATAATAGCCATATTCGGCGGTCAATGGCCGCACTCTTCTTACGCTGTTCCCGGAGGCATCACATCAAATTTTACGAACGCTGATCTTTCAAAGGCTTTATCTATACTTGATAAAGTTACGGATTTCTTTCTTGAAGAAACAGTTGGTATGAGTATGGAGAGTTTTCAATCCTCTAAAAAGTTTGGCTATTGGGAAGAACTAAAAGGTGATGTGAAACTCTTTGCAGAACTTTGCGCCAAGTATGGGCTTGACAAGATAGGTTTATCTTACGGAAGATTCTTAACAGGGGGTGAAGTATTTCCTTGTATAAGTCCAGGTCACTTCACAGGAGAAAAGAAGTTATGTTCCTTGAACATATCAAAGATAAAAGAGACTGATATTTCTCCATACTCAGGTGCAAAAGTGGTACGTTACAATGGACTACCTTATGAAACAGGACCATTATCTCGGCAATTTCTTTCAGGTAATCCCTTCATCAAGAGGCTTTACAAAATCTACAGAGATAGTTATATGGTTAGAGTACTTTCCCGTCTTCTTGAGATCTGGGAACTTATAGATGCCACAAGGGAGAAACTTCTTTACCTATACGCCCTTATAAAAGAACCATCTTACTACACCCTCCATCAAAAACCGGAAAAGGTTACAGGTGAAGGCATAGGTATAGTTGAAGCGGCAAGAGGTACCCTCATACATAACGTGCGTATAGAAAAAGGTACTGTGATCAAGTATGACATTATAACCCCGTCGGTGTGGAACTTAGGACCCAGGTGTGAAAGATATTTAGGTGTAGCCGAAAGAGCTATGATCGGCTTGAAAAATCCCATACATGCGGAGATGGTTTTGAGAAGCTTTGATGCTTGTTCCGTATGTACAACTCATTAG
- the hypE gene encoding hydrogenase expression/formation protein HypE, whose translation MKRVLLSHGGGGEDTWRLIKEVFLRHLSNEYLNKLEDAALLEVDSKIAFTTDSFTVNPIFFKGGNIGKLAVAGTVNDLSVMGAKPIYMSLGFIIEEGFPYEELESIVISMKEEAQKSGVLVVAGDTKVVPRGNVDGLFISASGIGKVLYEGISCSNVKAGDVIIVSGGIGEHGACILAQREGIQMDVELESDCRSLWDLIEKIIKSGVEIHAMRDPTRGGLSAVLYEWAISSRVSFLIDEENIPIKEPVVGLCELLGLEPYHLACEGRVVIALPEKDAEKVLNVIRNHPDGEDARIIGKAIPVEGSPKVILRTFYGTHRVLDPPAGELLPRIC comes from the coding sequence ATGAAGAGGGTTCTTCTCTCACATGGTGGTGGTGGGGAAGATACATGGAGGCTTATAAAAGAAGTTTTTTTGAGACACCTATCCAACGAGTATCTTAATAAACTTGAAGATGCGGCTTTGCTTGAGGTAGATTCAAAAATAGCTTTTACCACAGATTCCTTTACCGTAAATCCTATCTTTTTCAAAGGCGGGAATATAGGAAAACTTGCAGTTGCGGGAACGGTAAACGATCTATCCGTTATGGGAGCAAAGCCCATTTATATGTCCTTAGGATTCATCATAGAGGAAGGTTTCCCTTACGAAGAACTTGAGAGTATAGTGATCAGCATGAAAGAAGAAGCACAAAAGTCTGGCGTGCTTGTGGTTGCTGGTGACACAAAAGTAGTCCCGCGAGGTAACGTAGACGGTCTTTTTATAAGCGCATCCGGTATAGGTAAAGTGCTTTACGAAGGTATCTCTTGCAGTAACGTAAAGGCTGGGGATGTAATAATTGTATCTGGTGGAATAGGTGAGCATGGTGCCTGCATACTCGCTCAAAGGGAAGGTATTCAAATGGATGTGGAACTTGAGAGTGATTGTAGGAGTTTATGGGATCTTATAGAAAAGATCATTAAATCCGGCGTGGAGATACATGCCATGAGAGATCCAACAAGGGGCGGGCTTTCAGCGGTTTTATACGAATGGGCGATAAGTTCGCGTGTATCTTTCTTAATTGACGAGGAAAACATACCTATTAAAGAACCAGTTGTTGGGCTTTGCGAACTTTTGGGTCTTGAACCTTACCACCTCGCCTGTGAAGGTAGGGTCGTTATAGCTCTTCCCGAAAAGGATGCGGAAAAGGTACTCAACGTAATTAGAAATCATCCTGACGGGGAAGATGCTCGGATAATTGGCAAGGCTATTCCGGTGGAAGGTTCTCCTAAGGTTATCCTCCGAACTTTTTACGGTACACACAGGGTACTTGATCCCCCTGCTGGTGAGCTTCTGCCGAGGATATGCTGA
- the hypA gene encoding hydrogenase maturation nickel metallochaperone HypA, producing the protein MHEFSIVQSLIELIEQYAQENRAKKVTKVVVSLGILSGVEPHLLELAFNTFKEGTVAEDALFVVELERLKIKCKECHTESEKDQLNILCPVCGSTDTQITGGQDMLLKSLELECEDET; encoded by the coding sequence ATGCATGAATTTTCCATAGTTCAGAGTCTTATAGAACTCATAGAGCAATACGCACAAGAAAATAGGGCTAAGAAGGTTACAAAGGTAGTTGTGAGCTTAGGTATACTTTCCGGTGTAGAACCTCACCTTCTTGAGCTTGCCTTCAACACTTTCAAAGAAGGAACCGTTGCGGAAGATGCCTTATTCGTGGTTGAGCTGGAGAGGTTGAAAATCAAGTGCAAAGAATGCCATACGGAAAGCGAAAAGGATCAGCTCAACATCCTTTGTCCAGTTTGTGGCTCTACAGACACGCAAATTACGGGCGGTCAGGATATGCTTCTAAAAAGCCTTGAATTGGAGTGTGAAGATGAGACTTAA
- the hypF gene encoding carbamoyltransferase HypF, with amino-acid sequence MRLKINLKGAVQGVGFRPFVYRIATELGLKGWVINDSSGVEIEVEGKEEVLQKFLLRLSEEKPPLSHIYSQEIEYLDDAGYNTFEIRKSKGEGRKEVLVLPDIATCDECLRELFDPADRRYLYPFINCTNCGPRFTIIEKLPYDRPHTTMKLFTMCENCHKEYEDPANRRFHAQPNACHMCGPWLSLYGSDRRLLGERNEALRLLIKALRDGLIVAVKGIGGFHLMCDATKEDTVKLLRKRKKRSEKPFAVMFRDIQQVNLYAEPTEFEKALLLSPERPIVLIKKRKELAPSVAPALKRIGAFLPYSPLHHIILSSLDFPLIATSGNLSDEPIVKDNEEALERLSAFADMILIHNRDIKRRCDDSVVKVVGGVALPVRRSRGYAPMPIKLPFKLSRKVLALGGMLKNTFAIGFDDTVILSQHIGDVENIETLKSFECMVFDLMELYEFEPDVVVCDMHPRYETTRWGEVFSQAKGIPIIKVQHHYAHILSCMAERGIKEDVLGIAWDGTGYGEDGTLWGGEFMVCNYGNYDRVFHIKPFRLIGGEKAVKEPRRVALSVLFELYGKEVFDMEIETVRSFTNMELANLYNVWIKGINSPYSSSVGRLFDAVASIIGVRHTLSYEGQAAMMIEDLYNPLVRDHYTFSLERSHIDWRPMFYDLIKDTDREKIPSRFINTLAKVCLEVSLRVGIENVCLSGGVMQNDPLVSKIKELLTERGFKVHTHQRVPPNDGGLCLGQAVYSSL; translated from the coding sequence ATGAGACTTAAAATAAATCTGAAAGGTGCAGTTCAAGGGGTAGGCTTTAGACCATTCGTTTATCGTATAGCTACTGAGCTTGGACTCAAAGGGTGGGTGATAAATGACTCCTCAGGCGTTGAGATAGAGGTTGAGGGCAAGGAGGAAGTTTTGCAGAAATTCTTGTTGCGATTGAGTGAGGAAAAACCACCTCTGTCCCACATATACTCACAAGAGATTGAGTACCTTGATGATGCAGGATACAACACTTTTGAGATAAGAAAGAGTAAGGGTGAAGGGAGAAAAGAGGTACTGGTGTTACCTGACATAGCTACTTGCGATGAATGTTTGAGGGAACTTTTTGATCCAGCCGATAGAAGATACCTATATCCCTTTATAAACTGTACCAACTGTGGACCGAGATTTACCATAATTGAAAAACTTCCTTACGATAGACCTCATACGACTATGAAGCTCTTTACTATGTGTGAGAATTGTCACAAAGAGTATGAAGATCCTGCAAATAGAAGATTCCACGCCCAGCCTAATGCCTGTCACATGTGTGGACCATGGCTTAGTCTTTACGGAAGTGACCGCAGACTATTAGGTGAACGTAATGAAGCGCTGAGACTCCTCATCAAAGCTTTAAGGGATGGTCTTATAGTGGCGGTAAAAGGGATAGGAGGCTTTCATCTTATGTGCGATGCAACAAAAGAAGATACCGTTAAACTCCTAAGAAAGAGGAAAAAAAGATCAGAAAAACCTTTTGCGGTTATGTTCAGAGATATACAGCAGGTAAATCTCTATGCTGAACCAACAGAATTTGAAAAGGCACTACTTTTGTCTCCCGAAAGACCTATAGTTTTAATAAAAAAGCGTAAAGAGCTTGCACCTTCGGTGGCACCGGCACTTAAAAGGATAGGAGCTTTTCTGCCTTATTCACCTCTTCATCACATAATTTTGAGTTCCCTTGACTTTCCTTTGATAGCCACATCCGGTAACCTATCCGACGAGCCTATAGTAAAAGACAACGAAGAAGCTCTTGAAAGGCTCTCAGCTTTTGCGGATATGATCCTCATACACAACAGGGACATAAAGAGGAGGTGTGATGACTCCGTTGTTAAGGTAGTTGGAGGAGTAGCGCTTCCCGTAAGAAGATCAAGGGGATACGCTCCTATGCCGATAAAACTTCCCTTTAAACTCAGCAGAAAAGTTTTAGCTCTTGGAGGTATGTTGAAAAACACCTTCGCTATAGGTTTTGATGATACTGTAATACTCAGTCAGCATATAGGTGATGTGGAAAATATAGAAACGCTCAAAAGTTTTGAATGTATGGTTTTTGATCTTATGGAGCTTTATGAGTTTGAACCTGATGTTGTTGTGTGCGATATGCATCCGAGATACGAAACTACCCGATGGGGAGAAGTATTCTCTCAAGCTAAAGGGATACCCATAATAAAAGTACAACACCACTATGCGCACATACTTTCGTGCATGGCTGAAAGGGGTATAAAAGAGGATGTTTTGGGAATAGCATGGGATGGTACCGGTTACGGCGAGGACGGAACCCTCTGGGGTGGTGAATTCATGGTTTGCAATTACGGAAATTACGACAGGGTTTTTCACATAAAACCCTTCAGATTGATAGGTGGGGAAAAGGCTGTCAAAGAACCCAGAAGGGTAGCTCTTTCTGTACTTTTTGAGCTTTACGGTAAAGAGGTCTTTGATATGGAAATAGAAACGGTAAGATCCTTTACAAATATGGAACTTGCGAATCTTTATAATGTATGGATCAAGGGAATAAACTCTCCTTACTCAAGTTCAGTGGGTAGGCTTTTTGATGCTGTTGCTTCCATCATAGGTGTGAGACACACCCTCTCTTACGAAGGTCAAGCCGCCATGATGATAGAAGATCTCTATAATCCTTTAGTAAGGGATCATTACACCTTTAGTCTGGAAAGATCACATATAGATTGGAGACCTATGTTCTATGATCTCATAAAAGACACAGATCGTGAGAAAATACCTTCAAGATTTATAAACACCCTTGCGAAAGTTTGCCTTGAGGTATCTTTGAGGGTAGGCATTGAGAATGTGTGTTTATCTGGTGGTGTTATGCAAAATGATCCCCTTGTGAGCAAAATCAAAGAGCTTCTTACGGAGAGGGGCTTTAAAGTTCACACACACCAAAGGGTACCACCTAATGATGGCGGGTTATGTTTAGGACAGGCTGTCTATAGTTCCCTTTGA
- a CDS encoding hydrogenase expression/formation protein, whose protein sequence is MLMNAPAILNEILHALKDLYEKGKEHIIYINKIPITEEDRIAILDTLGEGQVKIRLESKTQPAEWRETGIYGVWIGVFFDRDNKPILETIEITAFPRMASSQREDMEESIRILEDRLKILFQREL, encoded by the coding sequence ATGCTTATGAATGCCCCAGCTATACTGAACGAAATACTCCATGCTCTCAAAGACCTTTACGAAAAAGGCAAGGAACACATCATATACATTAACAAAATACCCATAACCGAAGAAGATAGGATAGCCATACTTGACACTTTAGGTGAAGGTCAGGTAAAGATAAGGCTTGAGTCAAAGACACAGCCCGCTGAATGGAGAGAGACAGGCATATACGGTGTGTGGATAGGTGTATTCTTTGATAGGGATAACAAACCCATTTTAGAAACTATTGAAATAACCGCATTTCCACGCATGGCATCTTCTCAGAGAGAGGATATGGAAGAATCCATCAGGATACTTGAGGATAGATTAAAAATTTTGTTTCAAAGGGAACTATAG
- a CDS encoding thioredoxin, which produces MQKICLDQLQKLKERRMSFVLYVRSELKRDKIKEIFDTDIVVPELEKVFGHKIEFFSICADENMKILEDFRLPSLVIFKNGECVEVMDGIKAWNEYVERFISCL; this is translated from the coding sequence ATGCAAAAGATCTGTCTTGATCAATTACAAAAGCTGAAAGAAAGAAGGATGAGTTTCGTGCTTTATGTAAGGTCGGAACTAAAGAGGGATAAGATAAAGGAGATTTTTGATACAGACATAGTTGTTCCGGAACTTGAAAAAGTTTTCGGTCATAAGATAGAATTTTTCTCCATATGCGCGGATGAAAATATGAAAATACTGGAAGATTTTAGACTGCCATCTTTGGTGATCTTTAAAAACGGTGAATGTGTGGAAGTTATGGATGGTATAAAAGCATGGAACGAATACGTAGAGAGGTTTATATCATGCTTATGA
- a CDS encoding HyaD/HybD family hydrogenase maturation endopeptidase has protein sequence MRTLVLGVGNVLLSDEGMGIKAVEELKRRYSFNTEVELLDGGTLGLDLLYFLEGTDRLLIIDAVLGGNPPGFIYKFRGDEVKTYFRRKVSAHEIGIQEVLAVAEITGRYPEEIVVIGMEPESLDISLELSQTVRNNFDKLLNEVLDQLREWGIEVKHAKDLS, from the coding sequence ATGAGGACGCTCGTGCTGGGTGTAGGAAACGTACTTTTATCGGACGAAGGCATGGGCATAAAAGCTGTAGAAGAACTAAAAAGGAGATACTCCTTCAACACGGAGGTGGAGCTTTTAGATGGTGGAACTTTAGGCTTAGATCTTCTCTACTTTTTGGAAGGTACTGACAGATTGTTGATAATTGACGCGGTGCTTGGGGGGAACCCCCCGGGCTTTATTTACAAGTTCAGGGGTGATGAAGTAAAGACTTACTTTAGGAGAAAAGTTTCCGCTCATGAGATAGGTATTCAAGAAGTTTTGGCGGTAGCTGAAATAACGGGTAGGTATCCCGAAGAGATAGTTGTGATAGGTATGGAACCAGAAAGTCTTGACATATCCTTAGAGCTTTCTCAAACTGTGAGGAATAACTTTGATAAGCTTTTGAATGAGGTATTGGATCAATTGAGAGAATGGGGTATAGAGGTCAAGCATGCAAAAGATCTGTCTTGA
- the cybH gene encoding Ni/Fe-hydrogenase, b-type cytochrome subunit, which produces MREIEAKKVYIFSPGLRIWHWVNFLTIITLFITGLYIGNPFFLGPVGVEATYAYKEGITMDFIRKIHFIAGYVLLASFIFRVIISLFNKRDRLLFPAIWRRDYWMGLKEITLKYIFVMKEGEGQEYVRNACARTVYPLVYLAIFVMIATGFAMYGMSSPGSFWSSLLGWILGFLGGEFMVHMWHHWLAWLIIVFAVLHVYLVIREEALKKNGELSSMFSGYKVFEKEPVDLKDVE; this is translated from the coding sequence ATGAGAGAGATTGAGGCGAAGAAGGTGTATATTTTCAGTCCGGGTTTGAGAATATGGCACTGGGTGAACTTCCTTACCATAATAACCCTTTTTATCACAGGACTATATATAGGAAACCCTTTCTTTCTCGGACCTGTAGGTGTAGAAGCAACATACGCATACAAGGAAGGCATAACTATGGACTTCATAAGAAAGATACACTTTATAGCAGGTTATGTCCTTCTCGCTTCTTTTATCTTTAGGGTGATCATATCGCTGTTTAACAAGAGAGATAGGCTTCTCTTTCCCGCTATCTGGAGGAGAGATTATTGGATGGGACTGAAAGAGATCACTTTAAAGTACATCTTTGTGATGAAAGAAGGTGAAGGTCAAGAGTATGTTAGGAACGCTTGTGCTAGAACAGTTTATCCATTAGTTTATCTGGCAATATTTGTAATGATAGCGACAGGTTTTGCCATGTACGGTATGTCCAGCCCAGGAAGTTTTTGGTCTTCCCTTTTGGGATGGATCCTTGGCTTTCTTGGTGGAGAATTTATGGTACACATGTGGCATCATTGGCTCGCGTGGCTTATAATCGTCTTTGCAGTTTTACACGTTTATCTTGTGATCAGAGAAGAAGCTCTCAAAAAGAACGGAGAACTTTCCTCCATGTTCAGCGGTTATAAAGTATTTGAGAAAGAACCAGTTGATTTGAAGGATGTGGAGTGA